The Oncorhynchus mykiss isolate Arlee chromosome 8, USDA_OmykA_1.1, whole genome shotgun sequence genome includes the window GCTTCTTTGGCATCCTCCACACTTTCAAACTGAATGAAGGCAtgacttttaaaaaaaaagaaagaggggggggcAAATTGACACAATTGTCTCAAGTTACCATGTCCATGTGCATTCTGAACATGAAATTACTATCAAATTCATCCAAACAGAATATTTATAATGATCTATTTGATGGCGCCCAAAATGTTCAGTAGAGCGCAACAAAAAGCAGGTGCAGCATCAATGTGCACCCTTACCCTCTTGGTTTGCCACTGCTCTGTGGTATTCTGACACTGACTGCTTTGAGAAAGATTTTCCTTAGGGCATCCTCTTTCGCAGTGTAAGCCAGGTTTGTCACCAATAACTCGTTATTCGGTGTGGCCTCAGCTATGGAACAGAACATTTGAGGACATGTTAACTAACCAGTGAATTAATACACTTTGTAAAAATCTGTCTCACCTCGAAGATGCTATAGAGCAACGTGACTAGCCATATAGCTATTCAAGTACCTTGTGCTTCTACAGTAATGGAATTCCCAGTGACTTCATTTCAGTCTATCCTTACCTGGAGCATtgatcattttttgttgttggctCTTTTCTCCCAAGAAGTCAATAACGATGACACGGCCTTGGACATCAGTCCCCTGCTTCTCCTCCAGCACTTTCTCAGCAATGGCCTCCGTTTTGAACTCTATGTAGGCAATTCTGTCACAATTAAGTAGACGCCAAGTGTTAAGAGCTGAATCCTGGGATCCACACGGTACCTTGTAAATCAAGCATTGATATCAAACGGGCACTTTGGATGACAACTCTCACCCTTTGCTTGGTCGGCCAATGCCTCTAGGAAACCTGATTTCGACCGCCGTGTCAAAGACTTTCTTCAAGTCCTCCTTTGTTGCCGAGAATGAGATATTCTTGACGTACAAGGTCTTGGCATCTTTAGCTGTGTGTGGGGAGGGAGACGTCTGTCAGTACatggaaatcaatcaatcaattctaGAAATGTCTAATATCAGTAGCATGGAAAAGTCACTCAAGATGAGACTAGTACCTTTTTTTTCCTCTGCTGTGACATCTTTGACATTAGCCTTGCCTAGCCTTATCTTTTGGTCCAGGATCTTCACCCTATCCAGCTCAAGGGCTTTTGTCAAGTCTTCCTCTGTGTGAAAGTCTACATATGCAAATTTCCTAGAGAAtgtacccccaaaaaacatttgacattatgTCAATATATTTGTACAAATCATTTGCCATGCTAAGGGGAATAATCTGTCTCGTGAGGAAATGTACAAACATTTGAAGAGTTTAAGTTTATTAAGTGCATAAAAATGGTACCCACTTTGTTATGTCCACTCGAATAGCTTGAAATAACAGACTATGCGACGTAAAAAAGTTGGCCAAGGCATCATTGATTTCCTCCACTTCCTTGGATGTGTTCAAGTTACCAACAAAAAGAcaaaaacctaaaaaaaaaaaaagaaacaaaggAGCATGTTAGCTCACTGACACCATCAATCAAGCACTCAAAACAGGAGTGATATTAACTCTTGCTCATAACCATACCACCATTAATGCACTTTGTCTTCTTAGCTGGAGAAGTCTCATCCTCTGCTTTCCTCTTCACTGGGGCTACTGCAACAGctggagagagaaacacacatagacacatgTATTAAACCCTATTCCATACATACCCTGATGGAAAAACATAAATGAGTgacatctggggggggggggggggggggggggggtaattattAGTCCAGT containing:
- the LOC110530074 gene encoding nucleolin isoform X3 yields the protein MDTTPAAEEETVKVTFESENAIEDESNVEEKTNGNDPAVAVAPVKRKAEDETSPAKKTKCINGGFCLFVGNLNTSKEVEEINDALANFFTSHSLLFQAIRVDITKKFAYVDFHTEEDLTKALELDRVKILDQKIRLGKANVKDVTAEEKKAKDAKTLYVKNISFSATKEDLKKVFDTAVEIRFPRGIGRPSKGIAYIEFKTEAIAEKVLEEKQGTDVQGRVIVIDFLGEKSQQQKMINAPAEATPNNELLVTNLAYTAKEDALRKIFLKAVSVRIPQSSGKPRGHAFIQFESVEDAKEAMESSLNKEICGRAIGVKFSQKRPEGDQENSVPSKTLMVRNLAKETSEETLKSSFEGAIEARVTKDKETGESRGFGFVDFESIEVCKAVKEAVVDLQIDGSKVTLIYATPQGERGPRGEGTGFNRSFRGKPGGRGGGRGRGGGFRGGRGGRGGGGGGRRT